From one Dermacentor silvarum isolate Dsil-2018 chromosome 3, BIME_Dsil_1.4, whole genome shotgun sequence genomic stretch:
- the LOC119445976 gene encoding solute carrier family 22 member 7, whose protein sequence is MSEIAPSGPQREVYTSRHEGGSLLTGFGTAETHKAIQENIYVILGHGAFQRRVLFTGMLSAVVLLLHALADQLVARESRHWCAPPYEQHDLPADAWKNAAIPLGPDGEPSQCDVYDPPFAKGADQQRHVVRCEKWTYDTSDTDDSIVSRWDLVCDREWLLKLSKTVYVVGAVLFVPAAGLLADRFGRRPAIVGNAVGALVFSVGAFISERFVIFIVSRFFVSACSCSVQVLVFILLYEVTGNERRALYGLLDTAVGTTLLGLSIHLLSALEPQWYQAHAILILPTAMLAFWCYLIDESPSWLLATWKARYADQIILLAATVNGVDLDKASATLNALRKQISKSERTAATTMTTMAEGYIQSVLFRRRMVAVLLSWFSVNFTYYGHVLRAVSSNNLWHCVQAATQAGLYYVVWRILHSHGQRETLTVLLAVLCLLTALKASVLLLLDADSLGHLDGGGRGERLFGGTQPQLRLHGRRVSHNQPEPGPVHRVRVRAPRSAGGRHSLASGRQRRRRRHQPHNDALRAAERDGHSVVAGVLRGEEQTAAAEGIDERD, encoded by the exons ATGAGCGAGATCGCGCCCTCGGGACCCCAGCGCGAGGTGTACACTTCTCGTCACGAAGGAGGGAGCCTCCTGACGGGCTTCGGGACTGCCGAAACGCACAAGGCGATCCAGGAGAACATCTACGTCATCCTGGGTCACGGTGCCTTCCAGCGTCGCGTCCTCTTCACCGGCATGCTGTCCGCGGTGGTGCTACTGCTGCACGCGCTGGCCGACCAGCTCGTCGCGCGCGAATCCCGCCACTGGTGCGCTCCGCCTTACGAGCAGCACGACCTGCCCGCGGATGCCTGGAAGAACGCGGCCATCCCGCTAGGTCCCGACGGCGAGCCCAGCCAGTGCGACGTCTACGACCCGCCATTCGCG AAGGGCGCCGACCAACAACGGCACGTGGTCCGTTGTGAGAAATGGACGTACGACACCAGTGACACAGACGACAGCATCGTGAGCCGGTGGGACTTGGTCTGCGACAGGGAGTGGCTGCTTAAGCTCTCCAAGACCGTGTACGTGGTGGGCGCCGTGCTGTTCGTGCCAGCGGCCGGACTCCTCGCGGACAGATTCGGACGCCGGCCCGCCATCGTGGGAAACGCCGTGGGTGCCCTGGTGTTCAGCGTGGGGGCCTTCATATCGGAGAGGTTCGTCATCTTCATCGTCAGTCGGTTCTTCGTGTCGGCCTGCAGCTGCTCGGTGCAGGTGCTGGTGTTCATCCTGCTCTACGAGGTGACCGGCAACGAGCGGCGCGCCCTCTACGGACTGTTGGACACGGCCGTGGGAACCACGCTGCTCGGGCTTTCGATCCACCTGCTGTCCGCCCTGGAGCCGCAGTGGTACCAAGCACACGCCATCCTGATCCTGCCCACGGCCATGTTGGCCTTCTGGTGCTACTTGATCGATGAGTCGCCCAGCTGGCTCCTGGCGACGTGGAAGGCACGGTACGCCGATCAGATAATCTTGCTGGCTGCCACTGTCAACGGCGTAGACTTAGACAAGGCGAGCGCCACGTTGAATGCCCTCAGGAAGCAGATATCGAAAAGCGAACGGACGGCCGCCACCACCATGACGACCATGGCCGAAGGTTACATCCAGTCGGTCCTGTTTCGGCGGCGCATGGTGGCCGTGCTCCTGTCGTGGTTCAGCGTCAACTTCACTTACTACGGACACGTACTCCGCGCCGTCAGCAGCAACAACCTGTGGCACTGCGTGCAAGCCGCCACGCAAGCCGGGCTCTACTACGTTGTGTGGCGCATTCTGCACAGTCACGGCCAGCGCGAGACGCTCACCGTTTTGCTCGCCGTACTCTGTCTCCTCACGGCGCTCAAGGCTagcgtgctgctgctgctcgacGCCGACTCGCTAGGGCACCTTGATGGAGGCGGTCGTGGAGAGCGTCTCTTCGGCGGCACTCAGCCTCAACTACGGCTACACGGCCGACGTGTTTCCCACAATCAGCCGGAGCCTGGGCCTGTGCATCGCGTACGCGTTCGGGCGCCTCGGAGTGCTGGCGGTCGTCACTCTCTCGCAAGTGGCCGGCAGCGAAGGCGACGCCGCCATCAGCCTCATAATGATGCTCTTCGTGCTGCTGAGCGTGATGGCCATTCAGTCGTTGCCGGAGTCCTTCGTGGAGAAGAGCAAACAGCAGCAGCCGAGGGCATCGATGAGCGAGACTGA